From the Sphingomonas suaedae genome, one window contains:
- a CDS encoding ParB/RepB/Spo0J family partition protein, producing MELKHIELANLSISTANMRGVKKAPDLTNILPSVRARGVLVPLIVRQNGSPDTYEIVAGKRRYHAALAVAEEAGGCDALPCAIMEAGDDAAALEASLIENIARLDPDEVTRWEAFTRLIREGRSPEDIALTFGLTEVQVKRTLALGNLLPRIRNLYRHEQIDAVTVRHLTLASKAQQRDWLALVDDPEQRAPVGQQLKAWLFGGTSILCEAALFDLADYKGEIVSDLFGDERYFASVETFWTAQEAAIADRVAAYREAGWSDVVVLERGDYFHSWEHERRSKRQGGKVFISIGHRGDVTFHEGYITTKEARELERGEAVEKPVRPEVSAPLQNYIDLHRHAAVRADLASRPSLTLRLMVAHVIAGSSLWNVRIEAQRAASDAIAESVESSAPEAAFDEKRRAVLALLGFDTEMPTVTGGYDGAHGVAGLFVKLIALPDPAVMDVAAIVMGETLEAGSALIELLGSMLGTDMAKVWQSDDALLDLIRDREVLQHVLADVAGEGVSQANEVATGKVKRTIIRDCLNGENGRAKVTSWVPKWMAFPPAAYTERGGVATVSRAAKVADCRIG from the coding sequence ATGGAACTCAAGCATATCGAACTCGCCAACCTGTCTATCTCGACCGCCAATATGCGGGGCGTGAAGAAGGCACCCGATCTTACCAATATCCTGCCGTCTGTGCGGGCGCGCGGGGTGTTGGTACCGCTGATCGTCCGTCAGAACGGATCGCCCGACACCTATGAGATCGTCGCGGGCAAGCGGCGCTATCATGCGGCGCTCGCGGTTGCCGAGGAGGCCGGGGGATGTGACGCACTTCCCTGCGCGATCATGGAGGCCGGGGACGACGCAGCAGCGCTCGAAGCCTCGCTGATCGAGAACATCGCGCGGCTCGACCCGGACGAGGTCACGCGGTGGGAGGCGTTCACCCGGTTGATCCGCGAGGGTCGAAGCCCCGAGGATATTGCGCTCACCTTTGGCCTCACCGAGGTGCAGGTGAAGCGCACGCTGGCGCTCGGCAATTTGCTGCCGCGCATCCGCAACCTCTATCGCCACGAGCAGATCGACGCGGTGACCGTGCGACACCTGACCCTCGCGAGCAAGGCGCAGCAGCGCGACTGGCTAGCGCTGGTCGACGATCCCGAGCAGCGCGCTCCGGTCGGGCAACAGCTCAAGGCGTGGCTGTTCGGTGGCACGTCGATTCTGTGCGAAGCGGCACTGTTCGACCTTGCAGACTACAAGGGTGAGATCGTGTCTGACCTGTTCGGCGACGAGCGCTATTTCGCCAGCGTGGAGACGTTCTGGACTGCGCAGGAAGCGGCGATTGCGGACCGGGTCGCGGCCTATCGCGAGGCCGGGTGGAGCGATGTCGTGGTGCTGGAGCGCGGCGACTATTTCCACAGTTGGGAGCATGAGCGGCGCTCGAAGCGTCAGGGCGGCAAGGTGTTTATCAGTATCGGCCATCGCGGCGATGTCACCTTCCACGAAGGCTATATCACCACCAAGGAGGCGCGGGAGCTGGAGCGGGGCGAGGCGGTCGAGAAGCCGGTTCGACCCGAGGTGAGCGCACCGCTTCAGAACTATATCGACCTTCACCGGCATGCTGCGGTGCGCGCCGACCTTGCCAGCCGTCCTTCGCTGACACTCCGCTTGATGGTGGCGCACGTGATCGCCGGTTCTTCCTTGTGGAACGTTCGGATCGAGGCGCAGCGAGCCGCCAGCGATGCGATTGCCGAGAGCGTTGAGAGCAGCGCACCCGAAGCCGCGTTCGACGAGAAGCGGCGCGCGGTGCTGGCGCTACTCGGGTTCGACACCGAGATGCCGACCGTGACCGGCGGCTATGACGGCGCGCATGGCGTGGCGGGTCTGTTCGTCAAGCTGATCGCGCTTCCCGATCCGGCGGTAATGGACGTTGCGGCTATCGTCATGGGCGAGACGCTTGAGGCGGGCAGCGCGTTGATCGAACTGCTGGGTTCGATGCTCGGCACCGACATGGCCAAGGTCTGGCAGAGCGACGACGCATTGCTCGACCTGATCCGCGACCGCGAGGTGTTGCAGCATGTGCTGGCAGACGTAGCGGGCGAGGGCGTGTCGCAAGCGAACGAGGTCGCGACCGGCAAGGTCAAGCGCACGATCATTCGCGACTGCCTCAACGGCGAGAATGGCCGGGCGAAGGTGACAAGCTGGGTGCCCAAGTGGATGGCGTTTCCGCCAGCCGCCTACACCGAGCGCGGCGGGGTCGCGACCGTCAGCCGGGCGGCCAAGGTCGCCGATTGCAGAATCGGCTGA
- a CDS encoding helix-turn-helix transcriptional regulator, with the protein MQTEVPDRILRINAVLARTGLSRSTMYRKMESGTFPGNVQISTRCVGWRESAVNAWLRNPRFYCVDDVANDDS; encoded by the coding sequence ATGCAAACCGAAGTCCCCGACCGCATTCTCCGTATCAACGCGGTCCTCGCTCGTACCGGGCTCAGCCGCTCGACCATGTACCGGAAGATGGAGAGCGGCACGTTTCCGGGAAACGTCCAGATCAGCACGCGCTGCGTTGGCTGGCGCGAATCCGCCGTCAACGCCTGGCTGCGTAATCCGAGGTTCTATTGCGTCGACGACGTTGCCAATGATGACAGCTAA
- a CDS encoding ATP-dependent nuclease → MPIDYLLSKVIIKYWRGIDNLELDLRPGFPSVLIGTNNAGKTAALDAIALALASAAFGGQWSPDEDDFYCDQQGRRSGEFIIQVLFEAKDEAGYPAVRGVGKPISVHGVQVRGTLKDGKAKHQRTLLDEKLQPILIAPRTALSAEDKVKWKEHGVNWTQYYARLDEISEHIPEVWLFRPQEIEASLYIWKRGPIARLSRLLAQRFLADKWSIDRDDGKKTQMPDTLHKAHAFFREAVEKFPFWRDDMKPKLEEAIARYVGSKAKVDLRPDVQVFEEWIAQQLAVSLATDPAGVVTPLSSMGDGWQSIVRLAALEALSQYPSQMRERVVVLLEEPETHLHPHLRRKLRKVLGDLSKNGWTVMYSTHAPEMVSFDADQVITRLVRVGGSLISNCVHTDAIAASAKLQSKLDERGAHDFLFSSGTVFVEGRDDGFACRYTFDATDVDIDGLSISITQCNAVSVIRAFAAIAKELGIRWCALTDEDRQTTGGVNPTTEAERRRIEKLRQEADIQVQWPGKLEACLGIVAPNKALPETTEPLLRHPDWRTNHPEYYATVASIAAWIDPALKI, encoded by the coding sequence ATGCCGATTGATTATCTGCTGTCCAAAGTGATCATAAAGTATTGGCGCGGGATCGACAATCTGGAGCTGGATCTTCGACCTGGTTTTCCGAGCGTTCTTATCGGCACCAACAACGCAGGAAAGACAGCGGCGCTTGACGCTATCGCGCTCGCGCTGGCGTCCGCTGCCTTCGGCGGACAATGGTCTCCTGACGAGGACGACTTCTATTGCGATCAGCAGGGAAGACGCAGTGGTGAGTTTATCATTCAGGTGCTGTTCGAGGCGAAAGACGAGGCCGGCTATCCAGCGGTGCGCGGCGTTGGCAAGCCGATCTCGGTTCACGGCGTTCAGGTTCGAGGTACCTTGAAGGACGGCAAGGCGAAGCACCAGCGTACGCTGTTGGACGAAAAGCTGCAGCCGATCCTGATCGCCCCTCGGACCGCATTGTCGGCCGAGGACAAGGTGAAGTGGAAGGAACACGGGGTAAATTGGACTCAGTACTACGCGCGTCTCGATGAGATATCCGAGCACATCCCTGAGGTTTGGCTTTTCAGGCCGCAGGAAATCGAGGCGTCGCTGTACATATGGAAGCGAGGTCCGATTGCTCGTTTAAGCAGACTGCTGGCCCAGCGTTTCCTTGCGGACAAGTGGAGCATCGATCGGGACGACGGCAAGAAGACGCAAATGCCGGACACGCTCCACAAGGCCCATGCATTTTTTCGAGAGGCAGTCGAGAAGTTCCCCTTTTGGCGCGACGACATGAAGCCGAAGCTGGAGGAGGCCATTGCCCGGTACGTCGGCTCAAAGGCTAAAGTAGATCTCCGTCCCGATGTGCAGGTGTTCGAGGAGTGGATTGCTCAGCAGCTCGCGGTGTCTCTCGCGACGGATCCCGCAGGCGTTGTGACGCCGCTCAGCAGTATGGGCGATGGCTGGCAGAGCATAGTTCGGCTGGCGGCCCTGGAGGCGTTATCCCAATACCCGTCGCAGATGAGGGAGCGAGTCGTCGTCCTGCTCGAGGAGCCTGAGACGCATTTACATCCGCACCTTCGGAGAAAGCTCCGGAAGGTCCTCGGCGATCTATCCAAGAACGGATGGACCGTGATGTACTCAACGCATGCCCCCGAGATGGTGTCGTTCGACGCGGATCAAGTGATCACGCGTCTAGTTCGCGTCGGCGGTTCCCTAATTTCGAATTGCGTGCACACTGATGCCATCGCCGCCTCGGCGAAGCTTCAGTCAAAGCTCGACGAACGCGGGGCTCATGATTTCCTCTTTAGCTCTGGCACCGTGTTCGTCGAGGGCCGCGATGACGGGTTCGCTTGTCGATATACCTTCGATGCGACTGATGTCGACATCGACGGACTCTCTATCAGCATTACCCAATGCAACGCAGTGTCTGTCATTCGGGCTTTCGCAGCCATCGCCAAGGAGCTGGGTATCCGCTGGTGTGCGCTCACGGACGAGGATCGGCAAACCACCGGCGGGGTGAATCCGACAACGGAAGCCGAGAGGAGAAGAATCGAGAAGTTGCGGCAGGAGGCCGACATTCAAGTTCAATGGCCTGGAAAACTTGAGGCATGTCTGGGTATTGTGGCGCCTAACAAGGCGCTCCCGGAAACGACCGAGCCCTTGCTGAGGCATCCCGATTGGAGGACTAATCACCCAGAGTATTACGCGACGGTAGCATCCATTGCCGCTTGGATAGATCCTGCGCTGAAGATCTAG
- a CDS encoding endonuclease/exonuclease/phosphatase family protein yields MTILTILVRILAGLLILATGLSIIESNEWWIRIWDFPRAQILAGLILACALSLWSDRSAGKWIAIGCVIAANWQLYRIYPYTPLADREIAFAGTRTTPHDRCFSVLALNVLDTNRDYARTIRLINRRRPDILLLTETDPQWAEALADALSGFPHILSKPLNNGYGMIFATRLPMRDGRFETIAEADTPSISATLTARDAFRVIGLHPRPPLPGQDTDARDAEIAIAARRAAREQLPVLAIGDFNDVAWSHTAQLFKRTGGYLDPRIGRGTYATFPAQFPILGWPLDHLYVTPEFQVRSMDVLDNVGSDHLPIHAELCLTGQKSSNARRDPVSDEDRRDVKEVLEGHRDSKE; encoded by the coding sequence TTGACGATCCTGACCATCCTCGTTCGCATTCTCGCCGGACTGCTCATCCTCGCGACCGGCCTCAGCATTATCGAGTCGAACGAGTGGTGGATTCGAATCTGGGATTTTCCGAGGGCCCAGATACTGGCGGGACTGATTCTTGCCTGCGCACTTTCTCTGTGGAGCGACCGGTCGGCCGGAAAGTGGATAGCAATCGGATGCGTTATCGCTGCAAACTGGCAGCTGTATCGCATCTATCCCTATACACCGCTCGCCGATCGCGAGATTGCTTTCGCCGGTACGCGCACGACCCCTCACGACCGCTGTTTCAGCGTGCTTGCGTTGAACGTGCTCGACACCAACCGCGACTACGCCCGGACGATCCGTTTGATCAATCGCCGTCGCCCCGACATTCTGCTTCTTACCGAGACCGACCCGCAATGGGCCGAGGCATTGGCTGACGCCCTGTCGGGCTTTCCTCATATTCTCTCGAAACCGCTGAACAACGGCTACGGGATGATCTTCGCGACACGCCTGCCCATGCGAGACGGACGATTCGAGACAATCGCGGAAGCAGATACTCCTTCGATCAGCGCGACACTCACCGCACGGGATGCGTTTCGTGTAATCGGCCTTCATCCACGGCCGCCCCTGCCGGGGCAGGACACCGATGCACGTGACGCTGAGATCGCCATTGCCGCGAGACGGGCGGCGCGAGAACAATTACCGGTGCTGGCAATTGGAGACTTCAACGACGTCGCCTGGTCTCACACGGCGCAACTGTTCAAGCGCACCGGGGGCTATCTGGACCCGCGAATCGGTCGTGGCACCTATGCCACGTTCCCGGCGCAATTCCCCATCTTGGGATGGCCACTCGATCATCTGTATGTGACCCCTGAATTTCAGGTGCGTTCCATGGATGTGTTGGACAATGTGGGCTCGGACCATCTTCCGATCCATGCCGAACTCTGTCTTACGGGCCAGAAATCAAGCAATGCTCGACGCGATCCGGTGTCCGACGAGGATCGCCGCGACGTCAAGGAAGTGTTGGAGGGGCATCGGGATTCGAAAGAGTGA
- a CDS encoding PRC-barrel domain-containing protein gives MMANHDTDTLARDETTNMISSEKVDGTAVYDRNGDKIGSVHHLMIGKQDGKVRYGVISFGGFLGMGENYHPLPWDMLTYGIDHDGYMVDFDKDALKDAPSHPIGQEPIYDRAYDERVTTYYGQRR, from the coding sequence ATGATGGCAAATCATGACACGGATACGCTTGCCCGCGATGAGACCACCAACATGATTTCGTCGGAGAAAGTCGACGGGACCGCGGTCTATGATCGCAACGGCGACAAGATCGGTTCGGTTCATCACCTCATGATCGGCAAGCAGGACGGCAAGGTTCGCTATGGTGTGATCAGCTTTGGCGGGTTCCTGGGAATGGGTGAGAATTACCATCCGCTGCCATGGGACATGCTGACCTATGGCATCGATCATGACGGCTATATGGTCGATTTCGACAAGGACGCGCTCAAGGATGCGCCGTCGCATCCGATCGGTCAGGAGCCTATTTATGATCGCGCCTATGACGAGCGGGTCACGACCTATTACGGCCAGCGGCGCTAA
- a CDS encoding OmpA family protein — protein MRLLMIPLVAGGLTMAACSDDSRTDNVAVADNGVAIVADADGTMDGNMAMGNAATAVASAESNRVFFALDSAELSDAARQQLDRIASEYRETPGVGVTLAGFTDTTGTRPYNQELSEQRANTVRSYLVERGVAAGEIDTEARGQNGQRVDTADNVAEPANRRVRIEFGDQS, from the coding sequence ATGCGTCTATTAATGATCCCGCTTGTCGCGGGCGGCCTTACCATGGCTGCGTGCTCGGATGATTCGCGAACCGACAATGTCGCGGTCGCCGACAACGGCGTCGCAATCGTAGCTGACGCGGACGGCACGATGGACGGCAACATGGCGATGGGAAATGCCGCAACCGCAGTCGCCTCAGCCGAATCGAACCGGGTTTTCTTTGCGCTCGACAGTGCCGAATTGTCCGATGCCGCCCGACAACAGCTCGACCGGATCGCATCCGAATATCGCGAGACGCCGGGCGTCGGCGTGACGCTTGCCGGGTTCACCGATACGACGGGCACCCGCCCATATAATCAGGAGCTGTCGGAGCAGCGCGCGAACACCGTGCGGAGCTACCTGGTTGAGCGCGGAGTCGCGGCGGGCGAAATCGACACAGAAGCGCGCGGGCAAAACGGGCAGCGGGTCGACACCGCTGACAATGTGGCGGAACCCGCAAACCGCCGCGTTCGCATCGAATTCGGCGATCAGTCCTGA
- a CDS encoding mechanosensitive ion channel family protein produces MVIAITVAFPPLCAPIRANAWWLQTARWLLPVLLAVFCSPALAQGDVATVRIDGRGVFQVGPGAEDGDPAARARRVEERLSPLLGNPDALAPAAPRRTTAGWSVTVSGIPVVSVTPRDAEDAFTTEADLARQWAAALDTALQSARERRLGWGGRFVTETRGSGEAAIGRLAESVSRIIPRVLAAAIVIALFWLLARGVRGLLRLIFRRTVEDVTVESLVKQLTYYAIITLGFFVAVDALGFDPTTVAAGLGLSGIVLGFALKDILSNFVSGLLLLTLRPFRIGDQIVVGDLEGSVEKIELRATRLRAYDGRVMLVPNAEVFTSRIVNNTADPLRRGAVALWLGYDVDVDRALDVIRNAALRATGVLESPPPAVRIDDLGQDDIRVEVTFWADSQRSDYKNTAAAVRAAILDNLVASGISLPDPSTRTVTVKDTSPDK; encoded by the coding sequence GTGGTCATCGCCATCACTGTCGCCTTCCCGCCGCTTTGCGCCCCGATCCGCGCCAACGCCTGGTGGTTGCAAACCGCCCGCTGGCTGTTGCCCGTACTACTTGCTGTTTTCTGTAGTCCAGCATTGGCGCAGGGCGATGTCGCGACGGTGCGGATTGACGGGCGTGGCGTGTTCCAGGTCGGACCGGGCGCGGAAGATGGCGATCCTGCCGCGCGCGCCCGTCGCGTCGAGGAGCGACTTTCGCCGCTGCTCGGCAATCCCGACGCACTCGCGCCAGCCGCCCCGCGCCGAACCACGGCGGGATGGAGCGTGACCGTATCGGGGATACCCGTCGTCAGCGTCACGCCCCGCGACGCGGAAGATGCGTTCACCACCGAGGCTGACCTCGCCCGGCAATGGGCGGCCGCGCTCGACACGGCATTGCAAAGCGCGCGCGAGCGCAGACTGGGCTGGGGCGGCCGCTTCGTCACGGAAACGCGGGGCTCGGGCGAAGCGGCGATCGGCCGGCTTGCCGAATCGGTCAGCCGGATCATTCCACGGGTGCTTGCCGCCGCTATCGTCATCGCCCTGTTCTGGCTGCTGGCGCGTGGCGTGCGCGGGCTGCTTCGGCTCATATTCCGGCGCACGGTCGAGGATGTCACGGTCGAAAGCCTGGTCAAGCAGCTTACCTATTACGCGATCATCACGCTCGGCTTCTTCGTCGCGGTCGATGCGCTCGGGTTCGATCCGACCACCGTCGCGGCCGGCCTGGGCCTTTCGGGCATCGTGCTCGGCTTTGCGCTGAAGGACATCTTGTCGAACTTCGTCTCGGGATTGCTCCTGCTGACGCTTCGCCCCTTTCGCATCGGCGATCAAATTGTGGTGGGCGACCTGGAGGGGAGCGTCGAGAAGATCGAGCTGCGCGCGACCCGGCTGCGCGCCTATGACGGGCGTGTGATGCTGGTCCCCAATGCCGAAGTGTTCACCTCGCGCATCGTCAACAACACCGCCGACCCGCTGCGCCGGGGGGCGGTCGCCTTATGGCTGGGCTATGATGTCGATGTGGACCGCGCGCTGGACGTGATCCGCAATGCCGCATTGCGCGCGACGGGCGTGCTCGAGTCACCACCGCCTGCGGTTCGCATCGACGATCTGGGGCAGGACGACATTCGCGTGGAGGTTACGTTCTGGGCAGACAGCCAGCGATCCGACTATAAGAATACCGCGGCCGCAGTTCGCGCCGCCATATTAGATAATCTAGTTGCTTCTGGAATTTCTTTGCCTGATCCATCCACTAGAACAGTAACGGTAAAAGATACGTCACCAGATAAATGA
- a CDS encoding DUF1328 domain-containing protein — MYGWAFTLAIVALIAAILGFGGFAGTLANIALVIFVLALIGTIIFFVLGFKAAKSIVS; from the coding sequence ATGTATGGATGGGCATTTACGCTTGCGATCGTCGCTTTAATCGCAGCAATTCTTGGATTTGGTGGATTTGCCGGAACGCTGGCCAATATCGCACTAGTCATATTCGTACTGGCGCTCATTGGCACGATCATCTTCTTCGTCCTGGGCTTCAAGGCGGCAAAAAGTATCGTGAGCTGA
- a CDS encoding helix-turn-helix domain-containing protein, producing MFNPQRLILGRKRRKMTARALAGVIGVSPITISRLENGANEPEDDTVAALAGALDFPKAFFFAEDVDELPAEAASFRSLSSMTARERDAALSAGAIAYLFNDWVAERFNLPVADVPEQREDASPEAAAQLVRAHWGLGEQPVSSMIKLLESKGVRVFSLCEDTKNVDAFSCWRSGQPFVFLNTFKSTERSRFDAAHELGHLVLHKHGAPQDSRQAESEADRFASAFLMPMDDVLSRIRYVSDLESLIRAKKRWGVSVAALNYRLHKLKVVSDWQNRSLNIEISSRGFRRQEPEGLPPETSALWPQIFASLWRDRTTRDHIAEELNVPSSELDSILFGLTGHTPDGGRVAAGLRAV from the coding sequence GTGTTCAACCCACAGCGACTGATCCTGGGCCGGAAGCGGCGCAAGATGACCGCGCGCGCCTTGGCGGGCGTCATTGGCGTCTCGCCCATTACGATCTCGCGCCTTGAGAACGGCGCCAACGAGCCGGAAGACGATACCGTTGCGGCGTTGGCTGGGGCGCTCGACTTCCCCAAGGCGTTCTTCTTCGCCGAGGACGTCGACGAGCTGCCGGCCGAAGCGGCGAGCTTCCGCAGCCTCTCGTCGATGACTGCGAGAGAACGCGACGCAGCACTCTCGGCCGGCGCTATCGCCTACCTTTTCAACGACTGGGTCGCCGAACGCTTCAACCTGCCGGTCGCGGACGTTCCCGAGCAGCGCGAAGACGCGTCGCCCGAGGCGGCGGCGCAGCTCGTGCGTGCGCACTGGGGACTTGGCGAGCAGCCCGTCTCCAGCATGATCAAGCTGCTAGAGTCCAAGGGAGTGCGGGTGTTCTCGCTGTGTGAGGACACCAAGAACGTCGACGCCTTCTCCTGCTGGCGGAGCGGACAGCCGTTCGTCTTCCTGAACACGTTCAAGTCTACCGAACGCAGCCGCTTCGACGCCGCGCACGAACTGGGGCACCTGGTGCTCCACAAGCACGGCGCCCCGCAGGACAGCAGGCAAGCTGAGAGCGAGGCCGACCGCTTCGCATCCGCTTTCCTCATGCCTATGGACGACGTCCTGAGCCGGATCCGCTACGTCAGCGACCTCGAAAGCCTCATCCGGGCGAAGAAGCGCTGGGGCGTCTCCGTCGCGGCGCTCAACTACCGGCTCCACAAGCTCAAGGTTGTCAGCGACTGGCAAAACCGCAGCCTGAACATCGAGATATCCAGCCGCGGCTTCCGGAGACAGGAGCCTGAAGGCCTGCCACCCGAGACGTCGGCGCTCTGGCCCCAGATCTTCGCCTCGCTCTGGCGCGACCGGACGACGCGGGACCACATCGCCGAGGAGCTCAACGTCCCGTCGAGCGAACTTGATTCCATCCTGTTCGGCCTGACCGGCCATACCCCCGACGGCGGCCGCGTCGCCGCCGGCCTGCGAGCGGTCTGA
- a CDS encoding EF-hand domain-containing protein: protein MKTAASVAAIVTVCAGGLAFAALTQQAEDREAPPILLEPLRPGVVLEQYVAQLLSGLRQADREGDGLDRDDIKLTRALAQAHSRATSVAEVLRHDLDGNLEVTRSEIEQVMTREDNASLTNQIDRLLNRFDANSDGKVTVAEAAALNRFSDVHHQLDGMLELDPDGDGKLTPRELRELAERAFAKVDTDGDQKISSDEYSVIAPRVREAQLARSAPSCALPALPGDAKLIAVGAYEGDAISSAVIGGQDEETNIIDVAIEPGSQPLYLVLTSYESMVWRFAGATSRVARVVVTSLGSKAGISASGVVGIPARQVTIGDPDCPRYFYKPDSQSTVVAATLRRALGRSPDRIFGSYSVQRVSLPSGEIARAESGSVPPPRGFDAQMWSEAARYWPGGLVAINPRSVVAKGSVEPYKVLPSQMGLSQLLGLGAIERTSTGAFKIVRPIAHMPPSMGGGHSVTLIVAKGVPVPPGDPGHSCIVLESSGQSRGAACRRLE, encoded by the coding sequence ATGAAGACCGCGGCTTCTGTTGCAGCGATAGTGACCGTATGCGCAGGTGGGCTTGCTTTTGCAGCGCTTACCCAGCAGGCAGAGGACCGTGAGGCCCCGCCCATACTGTTGGAGCCGCTCCGCCCGGGCGTAGTGTTGGAACAATATGTTGCCCAACTATTGAGTGGGCTGCGGCAAGCGGATCGCGAGGGTGACGGCCTTGATCGCGACGACATTAAGCTAACTCGCGCGCTAGCGCAGGCCCATTCGCGAGCAACTTCTGTTGCAGAAGTTCTCCGGCACGATCTTGATGGCAATCTCGAAGTAACGCGCTCAGAGATCGAGCAGGTGATGACGCGAGAAGATAATGCCTCCCTCACGAACCAGATTGATCGACTTCTAAATCGCTTCGATGCCAACAGCGATGGTAAAGTTACCGTAGCTGAAGCTGCGGCCTTGAATCGGTTTTCCGACGTCCATCATCAGCTAGACGGCATGCTCGAACTCGATCCTGATGGGGACGGAAAGCTCACGCCGCGAGAATTGCGAGAGTTGGCGGAACGCGCCTTCGCAAAAGTCGATACCGATGGGGATCAGAAAATCTCGTCGGATGAGTATTCCGTGATAGCCCCTCGCGTGCGAGAGGCACAGCTTGCTCGCTCCGCACCCTCGTGCGCATTACCCGCGTTGCCGGGCGACGCAAAGTTGATCGCAGTCGGTGCTTATGAGGGCGATGCCATTTCATCCGCTGTGATTGGCGGGCAGGATGAAGAAACAAATATCATCGACGTAGCGATCGAACCGGGATCTCAGCCGCTCTACTTGGTCCTTACGTCATATGAATCGATGGTCTGGCGCTTCGCGGGTGCCACTAGCCGCGTGGCTCGCGTGGTCGTCACATCGCTCGGCAGCAAAGCTGGTATCTCAGCATCTGGCGTTGTGGGCATTCCTGCTCGCCAGGTGACGATCGGTGATCCCGACTGCCCCCGGTATTTCTACAAGCCGGATTCGCAATCCACAGTCGTAGCAGCAACGCTTCGCCGAGCCCTTGGACGCTCGCCGGACCGGATTTTTGGCAGCTACTCTGTCCAGCGCGTGTCACTCCCATCCGGTGAGATCGCGCGAGCAGAGAGCGGCTCGGTGCCGCCGCCTCGTGGCTTCGATGCGCAGATGTGGAGCGAAGCTGCCAGGTACTGGCCGGGAGGACTCGTGGCCATCAATCCCCGCAGCGTGGTGGCGAAAGGATCTGTCGAGCCGTACAAAGTTCTACCCAGCCAGATGGGGCTTTCGCAATTGCTCGGATTGGGCGCGATCGAACGCACATCGACGGGAGCGTTTAAGATTGTACGGCCTATCGCCCATATGCCGCCCAGCATGGGGGGCGGGCATTCGGTGACGTTGATCGTCGCCAAGGGTGTGCCTGTTCCTCCCGGTGATCCGGGCCACAGTTGTATTGTCCTAGAGAGTTCTGGACAATCGCGCGGTGCCGCGTGCCGTCGGTTGGAGTAG